The following coding sequences lie in one Candidatus Phytoplasma solani genomic window:
- a CDS encoding ATP-binding protein yields the protein MKKTNQNIFSVLVAFLFLLGMLGCGFMLWQKTTKPNNISFKEEQKNEPKTNINTQIQEQAQEENNDTDETKLLKDILAMKTPQEKLNKKPSLNDTIIGPTAIRALKSLQSKIMDPQRFLNAGIKSESNGVCLYGPPGNGKTIAVESLGKDCGVPFFLCNGGDFSAKYKGVAPKKVRLLWQQLRKEAQEHGACILFVDEADDIFTDISQIGEASSDNAVVVNEFKTEMTSLDNDPKKPIFVLCATNHVDKLDKAIVSRLGIKIEIPNLDVDLRVKMLQLLVKFGAKVCPTVQSQFKEIAQRIESLKHNDLIKSARGLKNFVNDVKMYALEAHNREEAIVEDFNVILKRLFEDDAAKEEEIKKEQEKEEEENIETLKKQKRINELGLSTNPTTTTR from the coding sequence TTGAAAAAAACAAATCAAAATATATTTAGTGTATTGGTTGCTTTTTTGTTTCTTTTAGGAATGCTTGGATGTGGGTTTATGTTATGGCAAAAAACCACCAAACCAAACAATATCAGTTTTAAAGAAGAACAAAAAAATGAACCAAAAACTAATATAAACACTCAAATTCAAGAACAAGCACAAGAAGAAAACAACGATACTGATGAAACAAAATTGTTAAAAGATATTTTAGCTATGAAAACACCACAAGAAAAATTAAATAAAAAACCATCTTTAAATGATACTATTATTGGCCCAACAGCTATTAGAGCTTTAAAAAGCTTGCAAAGTAAAATAATGGATCCACAAAGATTTTTAAATGCAGGCATTAAGTCCGAAAGTAATGGAGTATGTTTGTATGGCCCCCCTGGAAACGGTAAAACAATTGCTGTAGAATCTTTGGGAAAAGATTGTGGCGTTCCTTTTTTCTTATGTAATGGTGGTGATTTTTCCGCCAAATATAAAGGGGTTGCACCTAAAAAAGTAAGGTTATTATGGCAACAATTAAGAAAAGAGGCGCAAGAACACGGAGCATGCATTTTATTTGTAGATGAAGCAGATGATATTTTTACAGATATTTCCCAAATAGGGGAAGCATCATCTGACAATGCAGTTGTTGTAAATGAATTTAAAACTGAAATGACATCGTTAGATAATGACCCAAAAAAACCTATTTTTGTGCTTTGTGCCACTAATCACGTTGACAAACTAGATAAAGCCATTGTATCACGTTTAGGAATTAAAATTGAAATCCCTAATTTGGATGTAGATTTAAGAGTTAAAATGTTACAATTATTAGTTAAATTTGGAGCCAAAGTGTGTCCAACAGTTCAAAGTCAATTTAAAGAAATAGCACAAAGAATAGAAAGTTTAAAACATAATGATTTAATTAAAAGTGCTCGTGGCTTGAAAAACTTTGTTAATGATGTTAAAATGTACGCTTTAGAAGCACACAACCGCGAAGAGGCAATAGTAGAAGATTTTAACGTTATTTTAAAACGTTTATTCGAAGATGATGCAGCCAAAGAAGAAGAAATCAAAAAAGAACAAGAAAAAGAGGAAGAAGAAAATATTGAAACATTAAAAAAACAAAAAAGAATCAATGAGTTAGGTTTATCCACCAACCCCACAACAACCACAAGATGA
- a CDS encoding DUF2963 domain-containing protein has translation MQKAKEYQTTNYRSDGTTVDYIIEFDPSTGKEIKTTHYQPDGTISDIINY, from the coding sequence ATGCAAAAAGCAAAAGAATATCAAACAACTAATTACCGATCCGACGGAACAACTGTTGATTATATAATTGAATTTGACCCATCCACTGGCAAAGAAATTAAAACAACTCATTACCAACCCGACGGAACAATTAGTGATATCATTAACTATTAA